CATTCAATCATATGGAACCGAtcaatttaataatatattatattatttttaaataaaaagtatgaataaaaagtaacaaaataaaaatgttgcTAAAAGGCTCCCTTTTGTTAGCCTTTTCAATCACCAATAGCTCAATCATTACCGAGCGGTTGGTGATAGTCTAATAGAATTAGATTCACTCTAATTGAGCGCGTCTAATAAAGGGAATTATTGAGCTTTCCACAAGTCCCATTGATTGGGACAAGGCCAAAGAGAGTTATAGATGGTTGGCCGACTTTATAATCCGTCAAAAAATCTTTGAGAGGAGTTGTTAAGTGGGCTCCATCCTTACATCGGCCATAGCTAGGAGCTATACAACTATGTCCAACAAAGAGGATGAGACCCCTACCCCAACCATCTTTTCATTTTCCTTTTAATAAATTAGCCTTGTAATTTTGAAATAAGTGAACCATGCTATTGTTTCAATTCCCCCACATATGTGAATGGCCATCCACTAATATCCCTCTTAACATTGAAGGATTTGCAATTTTAAAAGGTCATAATGCTCATCAATAAGTAAATTTCGACGATTATTGAGTAATTAAGTTGTTGGTTGAGTTCAAAATCAaggttttaatttgttgttgaaTTTGAATTTAGGTGCGACATATTACTCAAGGTGAATTTAGCTCattcattttataattaatgtTCAAGGAATAGATATAGTTTTAGGCATGATTTATTGTTAAGGGTTCAAAGCTTTGGAGATCAAATGGGGAAGAATTGATTTGTATTAAACTTTGGTGAATACAAGATTTTACTCTTTGGATTTTCACTCAGATTTCAAACAATTACGTGAATTTCTTTATGATTTCTGTCTCAACAATACAACTCTAAAAAATGGCTCCCTAAACTTTGGCCTCAAAATCCTCCTCCAATTGGCCTCTTCATTTGAGCAAAAGAAAGCTCTTGATTTAAGTAAGGGTAGCTGCTTTGAAATTTGCATATATTGCTTCCCAATGAGCTTTTGGCTCTTTTAATCTTGAGAATaggtcttgttttttttttctgtcttAGAAGTAGGCTTCTCTCTTGGATAGAGAACCATAATGCTGCCAATTCTTGAATTTGTCCTTCAAATTTGAATTTTGGATTTTCTCTTTAGGATTATTTTCAGGATTTGAAGCTTTGAGTTGTTGAGGGATGGATTTAATTTCATGTTCATctacaaaaaaatcatgaatGTAAATTGATTAGTTTTGTAAAATgcaaattgtatttcttaataaaagcatcttattttatttttgttttattattttttataatctaTTTTATGAATATTAATTCATTCATAACTAATTAGTTATAGTCTCCCTAGAGGGACTATCCAGCAATGTTGATAAGTCAGTAGAGCGGGAGCCATATCGAAGATATATACAGTTCGCGATCCGCGAGCACGGGCGcgataattattatttttttcaaattaagcTTCTATCAACTAAATTAGACTTAGTTACTATTAATAacttagttatttatttttcatttttatttttagtgaaTTTCTTTGTTGAATATTCATATGCGGTTTGATTTCTAGAAAAACTTAAGAAAACATTTTTACTGAATTATTGACATTTTACATTGCTCTTTGTTTCTGGGTCTAATACATTACCAGCTCCatgaatttgttcaaaatagtagattgactccctAAATTTTGTAATTGTCTAACCGGTtctttaaacttgtttatttcgaccaactccctaaacttatccataaaagtagattaactccatgaactttgcaagtgtctcatcaattacctaaacttgcttattctgtaacaactaaatacaaattGCTTGTGTATTTGCATGTTTTGGTTCAAGGTTATTTGTTTAGTTGTACAATTTGGTGTCGAATATAAATGGTTTGTAAAATGGATTCATTTTTCCTAACAACGAGTCAAATAGCTTCAATTCTTTTCAAACATCAtttgatattttgttgtatAGTTATAATTTTTAGCTTGGTTATTTAACAAATTTTTATTAACTAAAGACTTTTTGTGAgtattaaaagaaattaaaacttATGAGTTGGTATCcaatattttagtttttagtccTGCTCTACACCACTACCCATTAAAGATGCTTTTGAAATGAGACATTTCTTAATTGCAAAAGATAATAATGGTGCCTTTTTAAGCCTTTTTCCTTTTCGTCAATATCCTTTTTATCTAGTTTGATTATTTAGTTGAAATGATGCGTTAATGGCTTCACTAAAAGTAAGAAATTTATAGTTCAATCATTTCTTATGTTGTTCAAATTAACTACTAGGACATTTAATTATCAATTTAAGGTTCGCATTTATTCTGTAATCCCCAAAATCCAACTTTATAAAATCGTGGGTGCACTAATTTAGCATCGAGGGCAAAGATGGTAATTAATTGGTGATTTTCTGACCACATGGCGTTTTCCTGAGCAGGCTAACCATGTGATGTGCCCACCTGAAAGCCACGATTTGGTCGTGACCTGAAGATCGCACGTAACTCGTTCGACGTAATGCCATAGTTAGAATTTTGGAAACTGAACTAAGAAATAAACCCGGCAGAAAATCGTTCCTTCAGTAAGTCTTCAAATAGCAGGAATATGTGGAAGAGGGCGGTTTCACTTTCTTCAttgatttcctcttctaaatcAACCTCACTTCACCAGGTTCATCTCAATGTTTTTTTCACTCGATGTTCTAATAGCGTATAATAATCAGTTGATTCTGCTATTTTTTCTTTGATGTTGATCGCAGTTAACTTATGGCGCAAAGATCTGGAAATCACTTGCTACTGAGAATTGCACTCCGGTATTCCATTGATAACTTGCTTAATTGCCTTTTTTAATAGATTTCCTTCTGCCATGAGTTAATTCTTCGTAAGATTGCGGATAAGCTGTTTACGTTTATATGCTTTTTATCAATTGGCAATGGCTTTCTTGTCGAAATTGTGATCCGTGTCCAAAATTTCTTGGCCAGTAAAGAAACCTTGTTTGTTAGCGCTagtaacttctttgccatttgATATCTGTTGTTCTAAGTCCACAAACCCTGTATCGATTGTCTGAGCTAATAATATAGAAATGTGATTGGCAGGTGGATTATGGTGAGAGTTTTGATGAAATAAAATGGTAAAATGAAGTGGAGAGTGAATCTTAAATCATGATTTTTGTCCTCTGATGTTTCAATTGTTGGATACTAACTTGAACAAATAAGCTTCATGAGATTTATTTCCACTTACTCATATGCTGGGAATAATATTCTCCTCTCTCTGTTTTTCATTTGCATGCAGGTCAAATACACCACTTCTGTTGAAGAGAAATCCCCATTTATAACTTTTGTTTTAGGtaataatttgatattttaGCATTgtcttttttattgaattttcaTTTTCGTTGCACTGGTAAAGCCTTAGTGGTGTATTACCATAACTGGAACCATTAATGCATTTTAAAAGCCACAAAATGTTGGTTATTGCATGCTATTGAGTTTGAAAAAGACAATTGATGAATAGGTTGGCATATTCTCTGTAAATATTAATGTAAAAATCTGCAAGTTAAGGAACTTATGATTCTGTATTCATGGTTGGGAACTCTCATTTGTCAAACATAATGGCTGCAGCTATCTGTTCATGGTGATGACTGTCCAAAAGAAAGCCAATGGTTATATAATTATGTGTACAgatcttatttatttttatgttgatTTGTGACAACAAAATAAGATCTTTTATCTCTTAGGTGGCCCTGGTAGTGGAAAAGGTACCCAATGTCTAAAGATAGCAGAGAATTTTGGATTAACACATCTGAGTGCTGGGGATCTGCTAAGGAGAGAATTACTTTCTGACAGTGAATATGGGTAACACCTCATCGATTTtagtaataaattttttttaaaaattaagaatGCCTTTTAGTTCTATGCATGTTATCTGATAATAGAAACATTTCAGTGCCATGATTTTGAAGACAATTCAAGAGGGCAAAATTGTTCCTTCAGAAGTGACAGTCAAACTGATAAAAAAAGAGTTGGAGTCAAGTGATAGTAATAAATTTCTTATTGATGGTTTCCCACGAAGTGATGAAAACCGCATAGCATTTGAAAAAATTGTGAGTTTCTATATCTACATATCATGTTTGTAAATATTCTCACTGTGATGTGTATGCACATGTCAAAGGGATCAGGGTAATCTTCTGTGATACTGGTGTACACCAGTTTCTGTAATCATGTTAAAATTCCATCTGGTACCAATTACTGAAATGATTTGATGGATAAACAAAATAATTGTACAAAATGGATTTTGGATGGGTGGAGGAATTTTAAGCAGTATTTAGTTACTGTTACGAAGCTGTACGTATGTGCATGTGGCTTGTAAAGGTAATAAGCATATTTTCTCaatgcaggttggagtagaaccAAACATGGTGCTTTTTTTTGATTGCCCAGAAGAAGAGATGGTAAAAAGAGTGCTAAACCGTAATGAGGTGATTATGCAATCATAAATTCCAATGTAAACAACTAATGCTAAAGCACAAAAAATAATCCAAAGTTTGAAGTTCCATGTTGCAGGGTCGAGTTGATGATAACATAGACACATTCAAGGAACGTCTTAAAGTGTTTTCAGCAGTAAGTCTTCCTGTTATTGGCTACTACTCCAAGAAAGGGAAGCTGCGTAAGGTATGTAAAACCTATATTTAACAAGTCTTAAGAAACTAATATGATGGATTTGTTTTGGGTATATAATTTTTGTTCACTTGTCTGTATGGTGCTATCATGTCTCTGATTGTGTTATTAATGGATCGGTGTGTGTATTATGTATTATATTGGCCATCCAAATCTAGATTGGTAACACATACAGAAAACTGCTATACTTTTTACTAAAAAAAGCAATGCTTGCAGATCAATGCTGTAGGATCCGTGGATGAcatttttgaacaagttcgcACTATTTTTACTACATGTGAGGTATGTTGTCTTATCATTTTTCTGTTTTCTGTGCTTATAAATATTTCCTAACATTTAATCCTCTCGAAAATCCATTTTTCCATGTTTATAATTTAGATATACCTTGATCTTCCAATGCCAGTAGGATGTACATATAGACAATGATATACCACTTCCTATGTCCATGATGAGAATGTTAACTAGTCATATTGATACCTATGTTCTGATTCCGTTTTAGATCTTTTGCAAGTTGCAGCTGTATCAGTAACTGCAACCCCAAGTCCATTTATTGCTCAGCAAAAATTTATTCTTTACTGACATCTGTTCTTCAATAGCATTTCAGAAGGTCAATCACTAAGCTATTATTGTTTTTCTACAGGCATTGAAATGAAAGATCCTTTAGATAAAGGATGAAGTCAGTAAGGTTTGCATGGTATCTAGTCTTGAGTTGCTCAGCAATTTTGGTCAGTATCGCTGCAGATTGTTCGACAAGACAATTCTTTTCAAAATGCGCAAACATTCACGATTGAGAACAGTCGATGATGGTGCCAAGTGCCAACTGTCTTTCTTAAGCCAATATGAAGAAACTTATATTCAATCTTTATTATTTTGATGGTGCATATAGCTCAATGTGCAATGCCACTCGACTGTTATTTGTATTGGGGTAGTTataaagaaacagaaaaagttGAAAAACAATACGTGATCTTATGTTTGTGTTTTTTACATTTCTTATAGTTTAAGAGAGTTCAGTATTGCTCTCTGAACCTTCCAGGAAGTAATTGGACAAAATTTGGAAAAGGAGATATTTTCTGTTGCCTTTGATTGGGcagattttatttttcaagtcTTTAGTAATGAAAAATTTGATGCACTCGCAAGAATTCTATAAATGAAACAATTAGATGATGTAAACGCCAAATTTCAACATTCATAGAACTCCAGGAAATTCAGAATCTGTGTATATAGGTTTGAGATATACAATAGGAAATTCACCATTTATATCATTAGATAAATACCCTTCGATTTTTTCTTTATCCTTTTTAGTATCTTGCGAAAAATAAATGGTGACCCTTCTTCATCCACCAAGTTTCCAAGCTCCTTCAATGGTCCTTCATTATGCTGCCAGAAGCAGAAAAGGCAGAAAACAGAGACAAGAAGGAAAATTACTAAAGCAACTCCATCTTCACAGAAATAGGCCTATTCTTTCTTTCCCCAAATCATCTCCTACTCCTCTCCTAATTGACCATAAACACTATACCCGGACCAAACTCGAAGCCTTGGATTTCATCCTTCAGGATATAGAAACCTCCGTTAAAAAACGCTTAAAAATCGATGCCGAGATCTTCTCTTCTCTGTTAGAAACATGTTATACCTTAAATGCTATTGGTCATGGTATCAGGATTCACCGGCTAATACCCCCTTCCTTTTTACGGAGAAACACTGGCATTTCATCTAAATTGCTAAGGTTGTACGCGTCATGTGGGCTTATTGATGAAGCTCAGCAGGTGTTTGATGAAATGACTAAGAGAGATGACTCGGCATTTGCTTGGAACTCGCTTATTTCAGGTTATGCTGAACTGGGTCTTTATGAAGATGCAATCGCGCTTTATTTccaaatggaagaagaaggtaTCGAACCTGACCAGTTCACATTTCCTCGCGTGTTGAAAGCTTGTGGAGGATTGGGTCTAATTCAAATTGGGGAAGCTGTGCACAGAGATTTAGTTCGTTTGGGTTTCTTCAATGACGGGTTTGTGTTAAATGCACTTGTTGATATGTATGCAAAATGTGGTGACATTGTTAAGGCTCGTAGGatatttgataaaattgtttccAAGGACTCAGTTTCATGGAATTCAATGCTCTCTGGTTATATTCGTCATGAGGTCCTTGCAGAGGCATTGCACATCTTCAATGGTATGCTTCAAGATGGAGTCGAATTAGATTCTGTGGCGATTTCTTCAATTCTTGCAAATGTAACTTCTCTGAAATTGGGAATTCAAATTCACGGATTGATTGTCCAAAGAGGAATGCTCTGTGATTTATCCATCGCTAATTCTTTGATTATCATGTACTCAAGTAATGGGGAGTTGAATCAAGCACGTTTAGTGTTTGATCAAATGCCAGAGAGAGATGTTGTGTCATGGAATTCTATAATTTCTGCACACAGAAAGGATTCAAAAGCTTTGGCTTACTTTGAGAGAATGGAGACAGATGGTGTTACACCAGACAGTATCACATTTGTGTCGACATTATCTGCTTGTGCTCATGTGGGTTTGGTGGAGGATGGTAAAAGGTTATTTTCGTGTATGAGAGAAAAGCATAAAATAAAACCTATAATGGAGCATTATGCTTGTATGGTGAATCTTTATGGAAGAGCAGGATTGATCAGAGAGGCTTATGATATGATTATAGAAGAGATGGAATTTGATGCTGGTCAAACTGTGTGGGGAGCATTGTTATATGCTTGTTACCTCCATGGGAATATAGAGGTAGGAGAGATAGCAGCAGAAAATCTATTTGAATTGGAGCCAGATAATGAACATAATTTTGAGCTTTTGATGAAAATTTATGGAGATGCAGGAAGGTTGGAGGATGTTGAGAGGGTGAGAAAGATGATGCTTGACAGGGGACTGTGACTGATAAATGGCGTATCCAAGATTCGTTGACAGTTGTGCTCTCTGGTGATCTATGAGTGTTCAATTGATAAAGTTTTTTGACGATTAGTCGGAGTTGAGCTCCCGTGGCTTCCCTTGGATCTGTCACTATGTGCATAGGTTAACTTTGGTACTCAAGTGGAATCATGGTTGTGTGACTGCTGGGATGCAGAGCAGCATCTTGGTGTGATATTCATGTGAATTTTTGTGTTTAATGTTATAACATATACTAGCTTTTAGTGGGGAACAGATTGCAGTATCCAGAGTTGTATATTCCTGGCGTGCTGAAAGTATTGATTTGGTGAGAAATATTTGTACATGTCCAAGGTGAGAAAATCCTCCTTTGTAGTTATTTCTCAATGCAGTTCTTTCTTGGGGTTAAAGTTTAAATATAAACATTTACATTTCTTTTATGTAAGCTCTTTAGGTAGCTGAGAGGTGCTAGATTGTGAAATGACCTTCAGTTATGAGATGGCATTTTGAATGTCATTCATGTAGACTTGAGACATTCATGTAGACTTGGAGGTTAACAGGAGGTTCTTCGGATGTCCTTTGAGATATGTCATTGACCTGGACAATGACTGGTGCAAATCTATCTGATTGTCTCAAGTTTGCATGAATGAGATTCATATAAAGGTTGATGAATGAATGTCTACGCATAGACCGTGTGTCAAGGTTACAGATAGTAGCCATCATATGATCATTTGAATGTCCCATGACTGTATATCTAGGATTCAGATGATTGACCGTATGTAAAAGTTATAAAACATGTATTTAGAGGAGTTTAGTGTCTACATTACCAAAGAAAGATGATATATGTGTAGGGTTCCTATTGAGACAAATCCTCTATTAGGAAGACGATGCCCTAAAACTTTAagggctcgtttggttcgcggaatagagggggaatagaatagcctattcctaaagaatagctattcccacctttggttgatttttttatttatgaaatagctattccatggaatccctattcattgatttcatggaatagctattcttcaatttaggttaggaatagcctattcctaatattatatttttgtaatttacaaaattatccttcattaaatcctcaatcttctctctaaccactttcccaaatcttataaattttagtcaatccataatttatatcatataaaacgtgaaaaatggaaaaatgacgaaaacgttaaaaaatgtaaaaatacgaaaaatatgaatcatgaaaaatgtgaaaatgttacaaacacgagaatatgcaaaaaaaataaaaaacgcaaaaaacatgaaaacgtgaacaaatgcgaaaaacacgaagacgcaaaaaaaaagcaaacacacgaaaaacacaaaataggaatagcgcgaaaaagtgacaaaacacgaaatattaaaaaacgtgaaaaataaaaatacgaaaatgcgaaaaaatacgaaaaatgctaaaacacaaaaacgtgacaatatgtgaaaaacatgaaaatgcgaaaaacgcaaacaaaacacgaaaacgttaaaaacacaaaaatatgaaaaaatacgaaaaacgtgaataacacgaaaaagtaacaaaatacgaaaaatacaaaaacgcgaaaaagggggaaaaaccgaaaaactaaaacgtgaaaaatcgaaaaaatgcaaaataaaacacaataacatgacaaaacgtgaaaaatacgaaaacgtgaacaaacggaaaaaacaagaaaacttggaaaacacgaaaaaacataaacaaacgttataaacgcatttttcatatttttcgtgtttttaacactttttcatgttttcgtgtttttcgattttttcacgtttttcatttttttttcacattttcgtgttttccacttttttcatgtttttgtgttttttacggtttgcacattttttgtgttttttcatattttgcgtgtgtgtgttttttttttgtgttaacacgtttatatgttttcgcgttttcacccttttccacttttatctcatttttttcttttgtttttgtgtttttaatgtttttttgcgCTTttccattttgtttttttacctctcttttttcgtgtttttacaatttttccgttttcatgttcttattgttttttcgtttttaatgtatttttcgtgttttttttcgtctttcgtctttcccatttttctattttttatatattttttaaaataatatatattaaatatttgaacaatttatagtaaaaaattaaaattttaaaagaaataaaaaattacatttgaggataatattgtctttttaataaaaaaattatctattccattctaccttattccaccaaccaaacataagaatagtaattcctaagaatttctattccattctttgctattctattcctttagaataaccattctattctattccattccattttATTCTGCGAACTAAACGGTATCTAATAGGAACAATTTTGGCATCAGAGTGTATTCAAAACTCTAGTTTTCATTGCTTTTAATATTGTTAAGAGTGATAACAATTTTGGTATCAGGGTGGCTATATCAGACCGTCGACATCTCATTTGTTTTGCAGAAAAGCATTCAGACGGCGGGATGCTTTTATAGACCGGTACATCTTAAAACTATACAAA
The DNA window shown above is from Euphorbia lathyris chromosome 1, ddEupLath1.1, whole genome shotgun sequence and carries:
- the LOC136226554 gene encoding UMP-CMP kinase — translated: MWKRAVSLSSLISSSKSTSLHQLTYGAKIWKSLATENCTPVKYTTSVEEKSPFITFVLGGPGSGKGTQCLKIAENFGLTHLSAGDLLRRELLSDSEYGAMILKTIQEGKIVPSEVTVKLIKKELESSDSNKFLIDGFPRSDENRIAFEKIVGVEPNMVLFFDCPEEEMVKRVLNRNEGRVDDNIDTFKERLKVFSAVSLPVIGYYSKKGKLRKINAVGSVDDIFEQVRTIFTTCEALK
- the LOC136226544 gene encoding pentatricopeptide repeat-containing protein At4g25270, chloroplastic, which produces MVTLLHPPSFQAPSMVLHYAARSRKGRKQRQEGKLLKQLHLHRNRPILSFPKSSPTPLLIDHKHYTRTKLEALDFILQDIETSVKKRLKIDAEIFSSLLETCYTLNAIGHGIRIHRLIPPSFLRRNTGISSKLLRLYASCGLIDEAQQVFDEMTKRDDSAFAWNSLISGYAELGLYEDAIALYFQMEEEGIEPDQFTFPRVLKACGGLGLIQIGEAVHRDLVRLGFFNDGFVLNALVDMYAKCGDIVKARRIFDKIVSKDSVSWNSMLSGYIRHEVLAEALHIFNGMLQDGVELDSVAISSILANVTSLKLGIQIHGLIVQRGMLCDLSIANSLIIMYSSNGELNQARLVFDQMPERDVVSWNSIISAHRKDSKALAYFERMETDGVTPDSITFVSTLSACAHVGLVEDGKRLFSCMREKHKIKPIMEHYACMVNLYGRAGLIREAYDMIIEEMEFDAGQTVWGALLYACYLHGNIEVGEIAAENLFELEPDNEHNFELLMKIYGDAGRLEDVERVRKMMLDRGL